In Prochlorococcus marinus XMU1406, the genomic stretch TGTTAGACATAACAGACAACAAAAGAGAAGTATTTAACGGTTTAAATAAACATAGGGACTATAGTTTATCCAAGAAAAAATGGATTAATGAAGTTCCATCTATTCATGAGATAAGTGAAAAACTACTAGTTAGCACAAAGTCTTTAAAAAAAAATAATAAAATAATAACTAGAAAAGGAAGTTACTCAAGAAATCTTCAGGAAGTAATTATAGCCTCCAGTGACGGAACCTATGTCTCAGATATTAGATTGCATCAAACAGTTGGTCTCAACGTTATTGCAAGTGATGCCCAATATAGATCTAGTGGAAGTAGAAGATTTGGATCGTCAGGAATGCCTAATGAATTTAGATTATGGGATCACGAAAAAGCTGCTAATGATGTTTTTGAAAGTTCAATGAACATGTTGTACGCAGATTATGTTGATGCAGGACAAATGCCTGTTGTATTAGCTAATAAATTTGGTGGAGTTATATTCCATGAAGCCTGTGGTCATTTACTTGAAACTACTCAAATAGAGAGAGGAACAACACCATTTGAGAATAAATTGAATGAAAAAATTGCACATGAATCTGTAACAGCAATAGATGAAGGGATATCAGAAGGATCCTTCGGTTCATTATCAGTAGATGATGAAGGTATGGAACCAGAAAAATCAGTTCTTATAAAAGATGGAATTTTAAAGAAATTCATATCCGATAGAGCAGGTGAATTAAGAACTGGCCATAAAAGAACAGGAAGTGGAAGAAGACAAAATTATTCTTTTGCTGCAGCTTCACGAATGAGAAATACTTATATAGCTAAAGGTGAGCACTCGAAAGAGGATTTAATCAATAGTATTAGTGATGGTCTTTACTGCAAATCAATGGGTGGTGGGAGTGTAGGTGCTACAGGACAATTTAATTTTGCAGTAGAAGAAGGATATCTTATTAAAAATGGAAAATTAACTAATCCAGTAAAGGGAGCAACTTTGATTGGTGAGGCTAAAGAAGTTATGCCAAAAATATCAATGTGCGGAAATGACCTCGAATTAGCTCCTGGATTTTGTGGATCTATCAGTGGAAGTGTCAATGTAACTGTTGGCCAACCTCATATTAAGGTTGATTCAATCACTGTTGGCGGAAGATAGGACATGAATTCAAAAGAAATAACTATTCAAATCTCTGAAGCTGCAGATTCTCTAAATCTTAAAAAATGGGATTATGGTGCAAGCTTTTCTAATGATTATTCTGTGCAAGTAGATAAAGGTGAGGCTAAACAACTTAAGGCATCACAAAAGCAAATTTTAACTATAAGAGTTTGGAACGATTCTAATTTAGTTGGTATTACAACAACTAGTGATATTAGTGAATCTGGCATAAAAAAAGCCCTAAATCAAGCAAATATTGCATCAGATTTTGGCAATAAGAATGAAAGAACAGAATTCTCACCACTAGCCAAGAATCCTATTGAAGTTAAGGACTCAAAAAAAAGAAATCCTGTTGGAATAAAAAAATTACTTACTCTTTTAAGAGAAGCGGAAGTAAAACTATTAGAAAGCCACGAATCCATAAAATCTGTTCCGTATAATGGTCTATCTGAGAGTTTTTATGAGAGAGTTTATGCAAATAGTGATGGTGCCTTTCGGAGTTATACCAAAAGTCAAGCTGCACTTTATTTATATGCAAGAGCAGAAGAGAAAAATAAGAAACCTCGTAGTTCAGGTTCCGTAAAACTTGGATATGGAGTTGATGATATAGATATAGAGTCGTGTATTAAAGACGCTTCTAATAAAACAATTTCTCATTTAAATTATTCATCTATCAAAACTGATAAATATTTAATATGTTTTTCCCCAGAGTCTTTTTTAACAATCATAAATGCATTTAGTTCAATGTTTAATGCTAGAAGCATTTTAGATGGAGTCAGCTTATCTAATAAAAATTCTATTGGAGAGAAGCTATCTACAGAAGCACTTAATATTTATGATGATGGTCTTCACGAAAAGAATATTTCTTCATCACCATTTGATGGAGAGGGAACTCCTACCAAAAGACTATGCTTAATTAACAAAGGAAGAATTGAAAATTTTATACATTCTGAATCAACTGCAAGAATATTTAAAACAGTCCCCACAGGCCACGCTGGACTAGGATCAAAAGTCTCAGTATCTCCTGATTGGATCGTAGTTGAGAGATCAGAGGGAAACTCTGATCTAAAAACATCATTAGTTCACTCTACTTATGAGGGGGAATTCGTTTATATTGAAGAATTAAATGCAATCCATGCAGGTGTCAGAGCAAGTCAAGGTTCATTCTCTCTTCCATTTGATGGATGGCTCTATAAAAACGGTAAAAAAACCTCAATAGAATCTGCCACTGTAGCAGGGGATATCAAATATCTTTTGAAAAATATAGTAAATATCG encodes the following:
- a CDS encoding TldD/PmbA family protein, with translation MLSSQIKSNEIIFGSCNKDLLEEIIFYGIGLGADFVEIFIENTDNSSVLAEEEFITSVSPSFGRGAGIRIFKGKKDGFVSTNDLTKHGLMRSVSQAIEMLDITDNKREVFNGLNKHRDYSLSKKKWINEVPSIHEISEKLLVSTKSLKKNNKIITRKGSYSRNLQEVIIASSDGTYVSDIRLHQTVGLNVIASDAQYRSSGSRRFGSSGMPNEFRLWDHEKAANDVFESSMNMLYADYVDAGQMPVVLANKFGGVIFHEACGHLLETTQIERGTTPFENKLNEKIAHESVTAIDEGISEGSFGSLSVDDEGMEPEKSVLIKDGILKKFISDRAGELRTGHKRTGSGRRQNYSFAAASRMRNTYIAKGEHSKEDLINSISDGLYCKSMGGGSVGATGQFNFAVEEGYLIKNGKLTNPVKGATLIGEAKEVMPKISMCGNDLELAPGFCGSISGSVNVTVGQPHIKVDSITVGGR
- a CDS encoding TldD/PmbA family protein, coding for MNSKEITIQISEAADSLNLKKWDYGASFSNDYSVQVDKGEAKQLKASQKQILTIRVWNDSNLVGITTTSDISESGIKKALNQANIASDFGNKNERTEFSPLAKNPIEVKDSKKRNPVGIKKLLTLLREAEVKLLESHESIKSVPYNGLSESFYERVYANSDGAFRSYTKSQAALYLYARAEEKNKKPRSSGSVKLGYGVDDIDIESCIKDASNKTISHLNYSSIKTDKYLICFSPESFLTIINAFSSMFNARSILDGVSLSNKNSIGEKLSTEALNIYDDGLHEKNISSSPFDGEGTPTKRLCLINKGRIENFIHSESTARIFKTVPTGHAGLGSKVSVSPDWIVVERSEGNSDLKTSLVHSTYEGEFVYIEELNAIHAGVRASQGSFSLPFDGWLYKNGKKTSIESATVAGDIKYLLKNIVNIESSQEVTTSGISPHIWVDELSITGDA